The DNA segment AAACATTAGAAAAAGGGGTAAAGGTACATGTCTCAAACAATGAAACACAAAGGCAATATGTACAAGACTGTCTATTTCATATGAGAAACAACTCAAATCATTCAGAgaaccctttcttctttctcatcttGTTTTCAGTGATCTCGCCTTCATTATAAAactcaatttatattattaaaaaaaatgataaaattaatttataacatataaatgaattcatatcttattttataagaatgttaaatgaaacttaaaatttatttttaaaattttcaaataaatctttatatattatttattataatatatttaagatactttttaatagtaaaattgttaaaaattaaattttaagtctaactcaattttataaaattaataagtctaatttatttataaacgttaatattatataagggtcataattttcttctaatttatttaaaatttttattaaattgaaacatGTCAtggttttcaattaattaagtaATGTTTCTATAATAGTTTTGGatgaatatttttgaaagtgtaTATTTTTCATTAGTCCTTTAATATCAATAAAGAGTCCTTAAAAGTGTCTTGCTTTTTTTTCACattcattatttgtttaaagtaggtctttataaattattattatcactaataatattactattattattattattattattattattattattattattattatctttaaaatggAACATAGTTCATACAGACAGCTtgtattttaatgataaaatgagcaaacaaaatacatttcaaaGATAAAACGTGAATCTACTTGAAATGAAGATGAATGTGAGAGATGAAAGTTATTTTCTAGaacttagttttaatttattaatattttataattagattGAAATATTCATACACGACCATATTAACTATTCTATCGATACTTTCtacaaaaatttaagaaaatgaagaagacaTTTGAAAAAATTGCCGAATCTTcaatatgtaatttattataaattttattttgtaattgagtttaaagaaacaattttaatattggCTTAAAAAATACACTATGTTTATACTAGTGCATGATAGAAATGCATCAAAAACTAATTATGCATGCCTTCACCAATGCTTCCCAATCATCAGAAGCAAAGATACGAGATACGGTAGAAATTTGGCGAAACTTCAGAAGTTGTTCACTataggttttaatttttaaaattgaatttgcaAAAACAGTTTAAACCCACAATTGcacacttttataatttaatccGGAGAAGAATTTGTATATAGCATTCAAGAAAACTTGAAGTGAaagaaatttttattctaaGATTATTGAATTAGTGGAATCTAAGTTTAAATCATTAGTGACTAAAGTAATTGGAAATtgaacttaaatttaattcaaattctaagtaactaaaattttaaaacaaaaattgaatgtataattttaaaatccaaagtatatttaattttgtaaatttcttGTATAAAAAATTGGTTTCAGATTATAGCACACAGATGTTGGAAAGATGTTTTGGAACAGCCCAGAAATACAAGTTTGGGAAAACCAAGGATGCAACGAAATTAAACTTAGTGAGGAAACCTATGTAAGAAGAGGTAAAAGTGGAAAACGGTAATCATAGCCAAAACCACACGCAAAGATAAATCTAGTTGCATTCACGCAATAAATTTCGAAAAGttgaacaaaaaatttaactaacTGGCAGTGTCATTAAATCATTGAACCCTGGTAAGTTCTTAACCTAAATGCAACCCAACCGCAATACCAAAACCACTCTAACAATCACAATCAACAACCCTTGCAAAGTTCGATCCCAATAATAAAACCATAGATTACTAGCCTAAGGAAAATATTCAAAGCCTAATAAAGTAACATTCACGATGGTCAACGCAAAAACACAATCAATAGCCCCACATGCAGTCCAATTCGGACGGTACAATCGGCATGCCAGAACTGCCGTCAGCCACCCTCTGATCCTCCGGCGCCGGCAAGTTTGCTATGGCGGTAAAATTTGGTACGTCAGAACCGCCTTGGACCACGGGAGGGAAAAAGAAGGGGAGGTTAAGGTTGTCGTGCAAGGACCTCAGACATGGGAAGGCGGATACTCCAATGTTGTTCCTGTGAAAGCGGGAGAAAGGATCGAGTGGCGGTTCCGGCGGCGGAGCGAGGTGGTTGAAGGCGGCAGCGTCGGTGGACATGGTGGAGAAACAGGACACGTGCTCCCTTTGGTTGGCGGTGGCGGCGGCACTTTCGAAGGAGTAGTTTTCGCGGTCGTTGAACGTTGCGGCGGCGCTGCCGCTGGTGGCGTAAGGAGAAGATTCTAGAAGCGGTGGGAGGTAAATGGAACAGGGTGAACCCGGTTCGGGGCAGAGGCTCATGTTGCTGCTTGTGTTCGATGTGCTCATTCTTGTTTTCTTCGAACTGCCGGTGGCTGCGGCGGCTGATACAGTGGAGGCACCGCCGGTGTTGTTCTTCTGAAACACACGCGATATCACCCACTCATCCTTCGACATTtcaaaaaatgaagaagaaaaaaatcagcCCTTTGATAGATTCATCAACGAAAAATTATATTCACAGTTTTCCTTAACAAACACTATATAAAGCTTTTAATACAGTcgtaaattttacatttttaataaatttcatcaaaatgatAAACTTCATATGTTTACCTAAAACATAAGTATTGTTACTCGCAATTtgtcataaattaattatattggaTAAGAAGGTTGCAAATGAATTAGTTCAAAAGTGTGATTCTAACGTTTGTTGTCTATATTAATAAACAAGTAACTGTTTATAGAGTGCTGCAGAATGTTTTAAAAGGAAGATCAAGAAACAGGATTCAGATCTTATGCTTCTAACAGCACTCAGAGTAAAAAGTGGCTAAATTGCTGTGCCCTTTTTGATGATTATACTTTGTTATCTTAATAGTTTATGTTCCCCATGAAGTGTAGCTTGTTCATGCTAAGGGACGTGCTTTTGCACCAGAGGGTAATAACCGTTGGCTAGGTAGTAGAACCACAGGTTTAGAGTATTTGTGAAACTCAGAAACTATGTACCATGAAGTCCAATCGTGAACCGAAATTccgaaacaaaaaaaaaggagagaaaaatgaCGAAAGCAACAAAATGAAGTCCAATTAACTGAAGAAGCCATAAATGTGGTGTTAGAGAATAACGATGATGAACATGGTTACCTTTGAGCTTCTTGAGAGGTAGTGGTAAGCGAATTTGCCTTCTAAACGATACTCATGCATGACCCAGTTGCTCTTTTCACCCTTTGGAGCTCTTCCTCTATAGAAAACCAGGGTTTTCTTCATTCCAACGAGGGAACAGGTTTTGGAGCTATAGATCTCTCTGTCTTTTCCGGTGGCTTTCCAATAACCAGCCTCCGTGGCCCTGTTGGTGCGTAAACCAGTTGGGTACTTCCGGTCACGAAGGCTATAAAAGTACCATTCCTTCTCACCCATCTTTGCTTTCTCTGCCATGAAAAaaaacaccaccaccaccaatatcacaaacatcatcaacaacaacaaagacAGAAAACAATACAATCttaggttttcaaaattttatgttaCAGTTTCTTACTTCCATATATTATGTTAGTCTTTTACTACGTGGGACTCTAACATGGTAACAAAACAAGACATGATAAGGGTTTTGTTTAGTTTACTAGTTACCAGGAAGCTCCCATGGTTCGCACTTGTTGAGGTCGACTTCAACTATGGCTCGCCCAGTGAAGGAACTGTCTAGAACCTTCTTGAGGAGGTAGTATGTGATGAGTTCCTCGTCTGTCGGATGGAACCTGAAGCCAGGAGGTAAATGTGGTTCATTAGTGTTGTCGAGGTGAGGGAGATGTTGCTGATTGTAGTAGCCACTATCCATAGGAGCATgcagaagaaaaagaacaagaaaacgaggaacaagaaaaagaagaacaagaaaagaCGAGGAAGTTAATAAAACAAGGAGATGAAGATAAGGCAAAgacagaaagagaaagagagaaaagaaaaggcgCAATCTTTCTCAAAGAAGGAAATTGATCATTAGAATGGGAATGTTGGATTCAAACACATCATGGCTCTTCATTATATAGGAAATGCTAAGTAGCAAGGAAAAGAGAGAAGCTTTATTGCATCGTGGGgtgtgatatttctttttattttcttgaatatttatatatttaaattgattatatttaaatttagagtaagtttttttattgagtAGCGTCCTTTTGTTGAGATCTGGCTTCACACTCCGC comes from the Vigna radiata var. radiata cultivar VC1973A chromosome 2, Vradiata_ver6, whole genome shotgun sequence genome and includes:
- the LOC106755901 gene encoding protein CUP-SHAPED COTYLEDON 2-like; protein product: MDSGYYNQQHLPHLDNTNEPHLPPGFRFHPTDEELITYYLLKKVLDSSFTGRAIVEVDLNKCEPWELPEKAKMGEKEWYFYSLRDRKYPTGLRTNRATEAGYWKATGKDREIYSSKTCSLVGMKKTLVFYRGRAPKGEKSNWVMHEYRLEGKFAYHYLSRSSKDEWVISRVFQKNNTGGASTVSAAAATGSSKKTRMSTSNTSSNMSLCPEPGSPCSIYLPPLLESSPYATSGSAAATFNDRENYSFESAAATANQREHVSCFSTMSTDAAAFNHLAPPPEPPLDPFSRFHRNNIGVSAFPCLRSLHDNLNLPFFFPPVVQGGSDVPNFTAIANLPAPEDQRVADGSSGMPIVPSELDCMWGY